Proteins from a genomic interval of Mycobacterium conspicuum:
- a CDS encoding recombinase family protein — translation MRAAVYTRISSDPKLEGLGVQRQLDDCLALAGRLGWEIAARFDDNDLSAFSGKRRPGFEAMLTAMRNREFGALLVWHTDRLYRSMRDLERLIDIAESNRVQIRTVQGGDLDLSTSAGRMVARILGSVARQESEHTSERRKRANQQKAAAGKWVSANRCFGYTQDGTLLEPEASMVRQAVADALAGKSMRQIAREWNATGMTGSRGHKFTGTNVRRLLINPRYAAINVHNGIEVGQGDWEPIIDVDTHKGLVAFVSDPSRTVCTSFEKKYIGSGLYVCGLCGARMRHTTPGGKQPGGRRYECSEKQCVVRIGEPLDLYVEAIVLEWFSQPKARKRLSARLNGRGGVDVTQLQAKRDALRARMDELARMFTAGDIDGSQLRSGTAEFKAQIAGIDDVLGRMSRKSPAAGMLAADDPVAYWQGCSADICGKIIDDVMTVKVLKGPRGRWFNNRDNPTDAEWERFGKYVDVKPKKVAK, via the coding sequence GTGCGCGCAGCTGTCTACACCCGAATCTCCAGCGACCCGAAGCTCGAAGGGCTTGGGGTGCAACGTCAACTCGACGACTGCCTCGCGCTAGCCGGCCGACTCGGCTGGGAAATCGCCGCCCGGTTCGACGACAACGACCTGTCGGCGTTCTCCGGTAAGCGGCGGCCCGGCTTCGAGGCGATGCTGACCGCAATGCGGAATCGCGAGTTCGGCGCGCTGCTGGTCTGGCACACCGACCGGCTGTATCGATCCATGCGCGACTTGGAGCGGTTGATCGACATCGCCGAGTCCAACCGGGTGCAGATTCGCACCGTACAGGGCGGCGACCTAGACCTGTCCACGTCGGCCGGACGGATGGTGGCCCGCATCCTCGGGTCGGTGGCACGCCAAGAGTCTGAGCACACCAGCGAGCGCCGCAAGCGCGCTAACCAGCAGAAGGCCGCCGCCGGCAAGTGGGTGAGCGCCAACAGGTGTTTCGGCTACACGCAGGACGGCACGTTACTCGAACCCGAGGCGAGCATGGTGCGCCAAGCGGTCGCCGACGCCCTGGCGGGTAAGTCGATGAGGCAGATCGCCCGTGAATGGAACGCCACCGGCATGACCGGCTCACGGGGACACAAGTTCACCGGCACCAACGTGCGCAGGCTGCTGATCAACCCACGGTATGCAGCGATCAACGTGCACAACGGAATTGAGGTCGGACAAGGCGATTGGGAACCGATCATCGACGTCGATACCCACAAGGGACTTGTGGCGTTCGTGTCCGACCCGTCGCGGACCGTCTGCACCAGCTTCGAGAAGAAGTACATCGGGTCCGGGCTGTACGTGTGCGGGCTGTGCGGCGCCCGGATGCGCCACACCACGCCCGGCGGCAAGCAGCCCGGCGGGCGGCGCTACGAATGCAGCGAAAAGCAATGCGTGGTACGTATCGGTGAACCGCTCGACCTGTACGTGGAAGCGATTGTCCTAGAATGGTTTTCGCAACCCAAGGCACGTAAGCGGTTGTCCGCGCGCCTCAACGGCCGCGGCGGCGTGGACGTGACGCAGTTGCAGGCCAAGCGGGACGCTTTGCGGGCCCGCATGGATGAGCTGGCCCGCATGTTCACGGCTGGTGACATCGACGGCAGCCAGCTGCGTTCTGGCACTGCGGAATTCAAGGCGCAGATCGCAGGCATTGACGACGTGCTGGGCAGGATGTCCCGTAAGAGTCCCGCGGCTGGGATGCTGGCCGCCGATGACCCCGTCGCGTATTGGCAAGGTTGCTCGGCCGACATCTGCGGCAAGATCATCGACGACGTGATGACGGTAAAAGTCCTCAAGGGGCCGCGGGGCCGATGGTTCAACAACCGCGACAACCCCACCGACGCCGAGTGGGAACGGTTCGGCAAGTACGTGGACGTCAAACCGAAGAAGGTGGCGAAATGA
- the dapB gene encoding 4-hydroxy-tetrahydrodipicolinate reductase gives MRVGVLGAKGKVGSTMVAAVQAAEDLTLSAEIDLGDPLSLLTDTNTEAVIDFTHPDVVMGNLEFLIANGIHAVVGTTGFTAERLEQIESWLAKTDTSVLIAPNFAIGAVLSMHFAKQAAPFFDSVEVVELHHPHKADAPSGTAARTAKLIAEARKGLPPNPDATSTSLPGARGADVDGIPVHSVRLAGLVAHQEILFGTEGETLTIRHDSLDRTSFVPGVLLAVRRIKERPGLTVGIEPLLNLQ, from the coding sequence ATGCGGGTAGGCGTGCTGGGAGCCAAGGGGAAAGTCGGGTCGACGATGGTGGCCGCGGTGCAGGCCGCCGAGGATCTGACCCTGTCGGCCGAAATCGACCTCGGCGACCCGCTTAGCCTGCTCACCGACACCAACACCGAGGCCGTCATCGACTTCACCCACCCCGACGTCGTCATGGGCAACCTGGAGTTCTTGATTGCCAACGGAATTCACGCCGTCGTCGGCACCACCGGCTTCACCGCCGAACGCCTCGAACAAATCGAATCCTGGCTGGCGAAAACCGACACCTCGGTATTGATCGCACCGAACTTCGCGATCGGGGCGGTGCTGTCCATGCACTTCGCCAAGCAGGCCGCGCCGTTCTTCGACTCGGTGGAAGTCGTCGAGCTGCACCACCCGCACAAGGCCGACGCCCCGTCGGGTACCGCCGCGCGCACCGCGAAGCTGATCGCGGAGGCACGAAAAGGCTTGCCGCCCAACCCCGATGCCACCAGCACCAGCCTGCCCGGGGCCCGCGGCGCCGACGTCGACGGCATCCCCGTGCACTCGGTGCGGCTGGCCGGGCTGGTTGCCCACCAGGAGATCCTGTTCGGCACCGAGGGGGAGACGCTGACCATCCGGCACGACAGCCTGGACCGCACGTCGTTCGTGCCCGGCGTGCTGCTCGCGGTGCGCCGCATCAAGGAACGCCCCGGGCTCACCGTCGGCATCGAACCCCTGCTCAACCTGCAATGA
- a CDS encoding tetratricopeptide repeat protein has product MSKALRTQLFIAFLCVALVVYLFLLARLAVAMITTGRPAAVGLGLALLIMPVIGLWAMIATLRAGFAHQKLARLIAEDGMELDTSTLPRRPSGRFQRDAADALFATVRTEVEGDPDDWRRWYRLARAYDYAGDRRRAREAMKTAVQLQARP; this is encoded by the coding sequence ATGAGCAAGGCGCTGCGCACCCAACTGTTCATCGCCTTCCTGTGCGTGGCGCTCGTCGTCTACCTGTTCCTGCTCGCGCGCCTGGCCGTCGCGATGATCACCACCGGCCGCCCGGCCGCCGTCGGCCTGGGGCTGGCGCTGCTGATCATGCCGGTGATCGGGCTGTGGGCGATGATCGCCACGCTGCGAGCCGGATTCGCCCACCAGAAGCTGGCCCGCCTGATCGCCGAAGACGGCATGGAACTCGACACCAGCACACTGCCGCGACGCCCGTCCGGGCGCTTCCAGCGCGACGCCGCCGACGCGCTGTTCGCCACCGTGCGCACCGAGGTCGAGGGTGATCCCGACGATTGGCGGCGCTGGTATCGGCTGGCCCGGGCCTACGACTACGCCGGGGATCGGCGCCGTGCGCGGGAAGCCATGAAGACGGCGGTGCAATTGCAGGCCCGCCCATGA